The proteins below are encoded in one region of Equus caballus isolate H_3958 breed thoroughbred chromosome 18, TB-T2T, whole genome shotgun sequence:
- the FZD5 gene encoding frizzled-5 isoform X2 → MARSAPPPLLLLLLAQLAGRAAAASKAPVCQEITVPMCRGIGYNLTHMPNQFNHDTQDEAGLEVHQFWPLVEIHCSPDLRFFLCSMYTPICLPDYHKPLPPCRSVCERAKAGCSPLMRQYGFAWPERMSCDRLPVLGRDAEVLCMDYNRSEATTAPPRPFPARPTPPGPPGAPSAGAECAAGGPSVCKCREPFVPIVKESHPLYNKVRTGQVPNCAVPCYQPSFSPDERTFATFWIGLWSVLCFVSTSTTVATFLIDMERFRYPERPIIFLSACYLCVSLGFLVRLVVGHASVACSREHSHIHYETTGPALCTVVFLLVYFFGMASSIWWVILSLTWFLAAGMKWGNEAIAGYAQYFHLAAWLIPSVKSITALALSSVDGDPVAGICYVGNQNLNSLRGFVLGPLVLYLLVGTLFLLAGFVSLFRIRSVIKQGGTKTDKLEKLMLRIGVFTLLYTVPASVLVACYLYEQHHRESWEAALTCACPGADAGAPRAKPEYWVLMLKYFMCLVVGITSGVWIWSSKTVESWRRFSGRCCRARGPKDAGAAGEQTEASAALTGRTGPGPPAAHHKQVSLSHV, encoded by the coding sequence ATGGCGAGGTCCGCGCCGCctccgctgctgctgctgctcctggcgCAGCTGGCGGGCCGCGCGGCGGCCGCCTCCAAGGCCCCGGTGTGCCAGGAGATCACGGTGCCCATGTGCCGCGGCATCGGCTACAACCTGACGCACATGCCCAACCAGTTCAACCACGACACGCAGGACGAGGCGGGCCTGGAGGTGCACCAGTTCTGGCCGCTGGTGGAGATCCACTGCTCGCCGGACCTGCGCTTCTTCCTGTGCTCCATGTACACGCCCATCTGCCTGCCCGACTACCACAAGCCGCTGCCGCCCTGCCGCTCGGTGTGCGAGCGCGCCAAGGCCGGCTGCTCGCCGCTCATGCGCCAGTACGGCTTCGCCTGGCCCGAGCGCATGAGCTGCGACCGCCTGCCGGTGCTGGGCCGCGACGCCGAGGTGCTGTGCATGGACTACAACCGCAGCGAGGCCACCACGGCGCCCCCGCGGCCCTTCCCGGCCAGACCCACGCCCCCGGGCCCGCCGGGGGCGCCGTCCGCTGGGGCCGAGTGCGCCGCGGGGGGCCCGTCGGTGTGCAAGTGCCGCGAGCCCTTCGTGCCCATCGTGAAGGAGTCGCACCCGCTGTACAACAAGGTGCGCACGGGCCAGGTCCCCAACTGCGCGGTGCCCTGCTACCAGCCGTCCTTCAGCCCCGACGAGCGCACGTTCGCCACCTTCTGGATCGGCCTGTGGTCGGTGCTGTGCTTCGTCTCCACCTCCACCACCGTGGCCACCTTCCTCATAGACATGGAGCGCTTCCGCTACCCCGAGCGCCCCATCATCTTCCTGTCGGCCTGCTACCTGTGCGTGTCGCTGGGCTTCCTGGTGCGCCTGGTCGTGGGCCACGCCAGCGTCGCCTGCAGCCGCGAGCACAGCCACATTCACTACGAGACCACGGGCCCGGCGCTGTGCACCGTCGTCTTCCTGCTCGTCTACTTCTTCGGCATGGCCAGCTCCATCTGGTGGGTCATCCTGTCGCTCACCTGGTTCCTGGCGGCCGGCATGAAGTGGGGCAACGAGGCCATCGCGGGCTACGCGCAGTACTTCCACCTGGCCGCGTGGCTCATCCCCAGCGTCAAGTCCATCACGGCGCTGGCCCTGAGCTCCGTGGACGGGGACCCGGTGGCCGGCATCTGCTACGTGGGCAACCAGAACCTGAACTCGCTGCGCGGCTTCGTGCTGGGCCCGCTGGTGCTCTACCTGCTGGTGGGCACGCTCTTCCTGCTGGCCGGCTTCGTGTCCCTGTTCCGCATCCGCAGCGTCATCAAGCAGGGCGGCACCAAGACGGACAAGCTGGAGAAGCTCATGCTGCGCATCGGCGTCTTCACGCTGCTCTACACCGTGCCGGCCAGCGTGCTGGTGGCCTGCTACCTGTACGAGCAGCACCACCGCGAGAGCTGGGAGGCCGCGCTCACCTGCGCGTGCCCGGGCGCCGACGCCGGCGCGCCGCGCGCCAAGCCCGAGTACTGGGTGCTCATGCTCAAGTACTTCATGTGCCTGGTGGTGGGCATCACGTCCGGCGTCTGGATCTGGTCCAGCAAGACGGTGGAGTCGTGGCGGCGCTTCTCCGGCCGCTGCTGCCGCGCGCGGGGCCCCAAGGACGCTGGGGCGGCGGGGGAGCAGACGGAGGCGAGCGCGGCGCTCACGGGCAGGACCGGGCCGGGCCCCCCCGCCGCCCACCACAAGCAGGTGTCCCTGTCGCACGTGTAG
- the FZD5 gene encoding frizzled-5 isoform X1, with the protein MARSAPPPLLLLLLAQLAGRAAAASKAPVCQEITVPMCRGIGYNLTHMPNQFNHDTQDEAGLEVHQFWPLVEIHCSPDLRFFLCSMYTPICLPDYHKPLPPCRSVCERAKAGCSPLMRQYGFAWPERMSCDRLPVLGRDAEVLCMDYNRSEATTAPPRPFPARPTPPGPPGAPSAGAECAAGGPSVCKCREPFVPIVKESHPLYNKVRTGQVPNCAVPCYQPSFSPDERTFATFWIGLWSVLCFVSTSTTVATFLIDMERFRYPERPIIFLSACYLCVSLGFLVRLVVGHASVACSREHSHIHYETTGPALCTVVFLLVYFFGMASSIWWVILSLTWFLAAGMKWGNEAIAGYAQYFHLAAWLIPSVKSITALALSSVDGDPVAGICYVGNQNLNSLRGFVLGPLVLYLLVGTLFLLAGFVSLFRIRSVIKQGGTKTDKLEKLMLRIGVFTLLYTVPASVLVACYLYEQHHRESWEAALTCACPGADAGAPRAKPEYWVLMLKYFMCLVVGITSGVWIWSSKTVESWRRFSGRCCRARGPKDAGAAGEQTEASAALTGRTGPGPPAAHHKQHLEDDTEEGASGICRMHSFLAAFSIQTTLPGTSLIWPSLHHPLLVFLPLSPLLWD; encoded by the coding sequence ATGGCGAGGTCCGCGCCGCctccgctgctgctgctgctcctggcgCAGCTGGCGGGCCGCGCGGCGGCCGCCTCCAAGGCCCCGGTGTGCCAGGAGATCACGGTGCCCATGTGCCGCGGCATCGGCTACAACCTGACGCACATGCCCAACCAGTTCAACCACGACACGCAGGACGAGGCGGGCCTGGAGGTGCACCAGTTCTGGCCGCTGGTGGAGATCCACTGCTCGCCGGACCTGCGCTTCTTCCTGTGCTCCATGTACACGCCCATCTGCCTGCCCGACTACCACAAGCCGCTGCCGCCCTGCCGCTCGGTGTGCGAGCGCGCCAAGGCCGGCTGCTCGCCGCTCATGCGCCAGTACGGCTTCGCCTGGCCCGAGCGCATGAGCTGCGACCGCCTGCCGGTGCTGGGCCGCGACGCCGAGGTGCTGTGCATGGACTACAACCGCAGCGAGGCCACCACGGCGCCCCCGCGGCCCTTCCCGGCCAGACCCACGCCCCCGGGCCCGCCGGGGGCGCCGTCCGCTGGGGCCGAGTGCGCCGCGGGGGGCCCGTCGGTGTGCAAGTGCCGCGAGCCCTTCGTGCCCATCGTGAAGGAGTCGCACCCGCTGTACAACAAGGTGCGCACGGGCCAGGTCCCCAACTGCGCGGTGCCCTGCTACCAGCCGTCCTTCAGCCCCGACGAGCGCACGTTCGCCACCTTCTGGATCGGCCTGTGGTCGGTGCTGTGCTTCGTCTCCACCTCCACCACCGTGGCCACCTTCCTCATAGACATGGAGCGCTTCCGCTACCCCGAGCGCCCCATCATCTTCCTGTCGGCCTGCTACCTGTGCGTGTCGCTGGGCTTCCTGGTGCGCCTGGTCGTGGGCCACGCCAGCGTCGCCTGCAGCCGCGAGCACAGCCACATTCACTACGAGACCACGGGCCCGGCGCTGTGCACCGTCGTCTTCCTGCTCGTCTACTTCTTCGGCATGGCCAGCTCCATCTGGTGGGTCATCCTGTCGCTCACCTGGTTCCTGGCGGCCGGCATGAAGTGGGGCAACGAGGCCATCGCGGGCTACGCGCAGTACTTCCACCTGGCCGCGTGGCTCATCCCCAGCGTCAAGTCCATCACGGCGCTGGCCCTGAGCTCCGTGGACGGGGACCCGGTGGCCGGCATCTGCTACGTGGGCAACCAGAACCTGAACTCGCTGCGCGGCTTCGTGCTGGGCCCGCTGGTGCTCTACCTGCTGGTGGGCACGCTCTTCCTGCTGGCCGGCTTCGTGTCCCTGTTCCGCATCCGCAGCGTCATCAAGCAGGGCGGCACCAAGACGGACAAGCTGGAGAAGCTCATGCTGCGCATCGGCGTCTTCACGCTGCTCTACACCGTGCCGGCCAGCGTGCTGGTGGCCTGCTACCTGTACGAGCAGCACCACCGCGAGAGCTGGGAGGCCGCGCTCACCTGCGCGTGCCCGGGCGCCGACGCCGGCGCGCCGCGCGCCAAGCCCGAGTACTGGGTGCTCATGCTCAAGTACTTCATGTGCCTGGTGGTGGGCATCACGTCCGGCGTCTGGATCTGGTCCAGCAAGACGGTGGAGTCGTGGCGGCGCTTCTCCGGCCGCTGCTGCCGCGCGCGGGGCCCCAAGGACGCTGGGGCGGCGGGGGAGCAGACGGAGGCGAGCGCGGCGCTCACGGGCAGGACCGGGCCGGGCCCCCCCGCCGCCCACCACAAGCAG